From Candidatus Culexarchaeum yellowstonense:
AGGAATATGTCAATTATTCTAATCTTTGGGGAATTGCCTAAAGCTTTTATTAGTAATGAATCCCCAAGATCCTTATATTTGACTTCTTCACTCATCTTCCTCACGTTATTAGATAAATGGGTAAATATTTATATTTTTACTTTTAAAGTTCTATAAATGTACTATGTCTCAAATAACGGATCAGCAAATCAAGGCTTCAATCCTTGAATTTCTCATGAAGAAAGGCAGATGGGGAGCTCATTACTATCCGCTCGATACTATGATAAGATGGCTTGGCAAGAAAGTTATGAGGAACGGCAAAAGGGTTAGGGTGTGTTTAAAAGATTTGGTTAATGAAGGCTATGTTTTAATTCACAAGAGGGGGGAGGCTGTTTCTCTTAATCCTGCAATGAGCGAGGAGATTATTGAATTCATCAGAAAAGTGAGAATTTAAGGGGGGAACGTTTATAATTGCACAATTTTTAACCTTTACATGCTCTTATGAAATTCATCAAAGTAAAAAGAATGAAATTCAAAGAATTTTACGTTTAATTAAGGAGGGGCTAAATTTTTGGCAGTATACTTGAATATTTCTCCATTCTAATCATTTTCCCTTCTGGTTGTATTAACCATGTCATCCAGCAAAGCTCTATTGGTCTATATCCGCATGCTAAGGCTAATTCTTCAGCCTTCTTAATGAATTCCATATCGTCGTTTATGGGTTCCAGTCCAGCTTTAACTAGAATTTCATTTATCACTCTCTTAACTATTTTATCTGGCATTATGGTGTCTATGCCTCCCATCATCCTGAGGTATTGGAATGTTACTAGTCCAACCCCCTTAATCCTTCCAATGGGGTCCTCTCGCCAATTCTCGAGTTTAGTGTTCTTTGCCCAAGTTCTAAGGGTTTCCCTATCATCACTGCTTATGGTTGAGAGGTGGGAGGCTATTTCCCTGGCTATGAGCCACGACCTCATATTCTTCCACACCTTCCTTAACTCATTTATGTCTGCCTTTGCAAGATCTTTAAGAAACCTAATCCTCCCGGTCTCAACAAACTTCTCACTGAACTCTTCAACCTTCGGGACAACAGCTGTAAAATAGTTTAAGCCAATCGATGTGAAGGCTGCATCCACAACCATCAAAACAACACATCCTCCCCACCTCTCAGTTCTAAGGCATCTCTCACAATGCTCCCTCAAACCAGAAACCTTCCCCATATAGCCATCAACTATCTCTTTCAGTGAAGCCAACCGCTAGTCCCGTAAATACATTAGCATTGAAACTTCAAAAATATGATGTTGAAGTTTTGAAGATAAACTGCAGATTCATTTGAGAACAAAATAATCAATGGATTACTAAATATTGCAAGGGAATAAATGCATTTATGTGCTCATATGGAATCCTACCCTCTTAACGATAGATATCATGAATGCGTATAGTGCGTAATCAAATTTTGTATATAGGTCTTTTCTTGATTTTGCTGTGGATAGCATTTCAAGTATGTTTTGTGGTGTTGTGGTGAGTGTTTTGTTTTGGAATTGGCAGAGCATGATCATGTTTGGGAGGTCTTCAGGTTCTTTGAAGAGGGTTGTGTAGAGGACTAATGTTTCCAGTTCAGGCAGTTTAAGCAGTCTACCAACAATCTCTTCTTCGAAATGTGCTTTGGCTTCTGCCTCCTTGGTGTGGTTGAATTCGAAGGCTAAGAATAGTGTGGTTGAATCTGATAGCATGTCACTCTCGCTTTTAAACACTTTACTTACATCGCACCAGTATCTTTCAGCTCTTGGGTCTAGGTGGAGGCTCCACCTAGCTCGTGTATCTGCTCTGCAAGCAGCCATTTCAGCACTATTCTTACCCTCCATCATCCCATCTCTACCACTGAACTCATATATGGCTAGATACTTTATACCTCCACTCAGTGAGATGAAGCGTCTTGCAGTAATGAGGTTTGGAACTTTTAGAAGGTCTGGGAGATGCACATTATTATACCATCTATTAAAATCCCCCTCCAACTCCGGCGTTTTAAAGTGTAATCGAACAATATATACTGGTTTCATTCCAAGAGACCTCAACATATAGTTTAAGGGTGATTAACGTATATAAGGTTTGCAATTTCATTAATGCATGATCATAATACCCCCAAATGTTGAAAAATTCAAAAATTTATGATGGTGATCCCTAGAATCCTTAACATCATAATTACTTAGCCTTTTCCATTGAAATTGGGTATGCAAGAATCTAAGAGTAAGGAGAACATAATGTTATATGGAGCTTAAATAATCTTTGGGGGTGTAATGTTGGAGAAGTATGATTTGGCAATTGTTTTGGGATCTCAAGTTAAAAAGCGGGATAATAGGTACTTTTTGGCGCCTCATACAGAACTTAAAGCGAGAGCAGCTGGAATAGCTTATCAAAGGGGGGTTGTTAAAAAGTTTATCATTTCTGGTGGATACAACTTTGGAGTTAGATATGAGTATAACAGGATACTGGAAAATCCAAACTTTTCCTTTGAAGCTTTTGCTCTCGCAAGATGGGAGAAATCGGAAGCCCAAATAATTGCTGAATTTCTTCATGAGGAATATAATGTCCCCTTACAAGACATGCTCTTAGAAGAACTCTCAGCAACCACCGAGGAAAATGTGGAATTTCTAAAAATCTTACTGAAAAGACAAACCTTTAACTTTGCAAAGAGGATTGGAGTTTTAACACTCCTCCCCCACATGGAAAGAGCATTACCACTATTCAAAAGAGCCAATCTAAATGTGAAACCAATCTTCGCCGAAGAACTACTAGTCCTCGAAAAATATGGAGTTGACAAGATATGCGAATATTACTCAATACCCTCAGATAAGGAGGAAGAGAAAATGAAGAGAATAGAAGAGCTAATTTCAAAATGTAAAGAAGTATCACAGCGGTTTTATTTGCTTCGATAATATGCAATTCTGTAATAAACATGTGAGAATGTTAGCTACATGGGCTATTGCGAATAATCATGGAATGATGGTGGAGTAAATCTCGCTTTATTGGGGGATCTTTTACGTGTTCTTCGTATTATTATTGGTATTGAGGCGCATGAAGCTACAATCAATATTATCCCAATTATGGTTGTGGGCGTTAAGTCTATCTTGAAAATGTTGAAGCTGGATTCGGCTATCTTATCAACTATATTGAATTTTATTTGCATATATTCAACAACATCACCTGCAGTAAGAGGACGTACAACGTATGGTAAACCCTCATTGGTGTAGAGGGCCTTACGGCCTTCAATAGTATACTCCATGAGGTTTAGGTTTGCTATTCTGCTCTTTAGTATACCGTATTCAAAGGGTAGTTTAATTTCAACTATTTCAGCTTCATAAGTGCATCTTTGAAGCCCACCAGTCTCAGGGTCAGTGTAGTACAGTAAATGTATGGATACACCGCTT
This genomic window contains:
- a CDS encoding YdcF family protein codes for the protein MLEKYDLAIVLGSQVKKRDNRYFLAPHTELKARAAGIAYQRGVVKKFIISGGYNFGVRYEYNRILENPNFSFEAFALARWEKSEAQIIAEFLHEEYNVPLQDMLLEELSATTEENVEFLKILLKRQTFNFAKRIGVLTLLPHMERALPLFKRANLNVKPIFAEELLVLEKYGVDKICEYYSIPSDKEEEKMKRIEELISKCKEVSQRFYLLR